From one Magnolia sinica isolate HGM2019 chromosome 18, MsV1, whole genome shotgun sequence genomic stretch:
- the LOC131233345 gene encoding leucine-rich repeat receptor protein kinase EMS1 has translation MAIRSICLFIIFSLFQSLTVHSNPERESLLSFKTILQNPHLLPSWRPSVSHCQWTGVVCRNGHVTSLSLPSLSLKGPLSPSIFSLPYVSLLDLSGNLLFGTLPPSIANLRSVRQLALNDNQLSGEIPSQLGQLTELETLKLGPNSFTGEIPPELGNLTHLKYLDLAGNALTGNIQTQLRNLTHLQLLDLANNLLSGNLPAELFTGLEALTSLDISNNSFSGKIPSQLGRLSNLTDLYLGINRFSGVLPPELGLLSNLRNLFLPSCSIRGPLPDEISELRSLSKLDLSNNPLKCQIPKSIGKLQNLTILNLVYAEINGSIPSELGNCSSLKTLMLSFNALSGSLPESMSELPMLSFSAEKNQLSGPLPSWLGKWREVVSLLLASNYFSGRIPPEIGNCSSLNHISLSSNQLIGSIPSELCNAKSLAEIDLDSNFISGTIEDVFVGCGNLTQLVLVNNQIAGRVPDYLSELPLLVLDLDSNNFTGPIPISLLSSINLMEFSAANNLLEGQLPVEIGNAASLERLVLSNNRLEGKIPKEIGKLKYLSVLALNSNLLDGSIPSELGNCSALTTLDLGDNRLDGLIPESLGDLAQLQCLVLSHNQLSGSIPSKQLSYFRQVNIPDSSFIQHHGVFDLSYNRLSGQIPEELGRCVVMVDMLLSNNQLSGEIPRSLSHLLNLTTLDLSGNSLTGAIPPELGLSIKLQGLYLANNQLTGNIPESLGRLTSLVKLNLTGNKLSGPIPYSFGNLNGLTHLDLSSNKLIGKLPPSLSSMLNIVGLYVEQNKLSGSISELFSNSVAWKIETMNLSRNLFSGVLPSSLGNLSYLTYLDLHGNAFTGEIPLELGNLMQLVYLDVSENGLSGQIPESLCSLLNLVYVDLAENRLGGAIPRSGICPNLTKMSLSGNKDLCGGTWGLDCEMKRRSPMLNAWGLIAVVVGSVLVALSGVYVLVKWKIGSNRGEKRSSVEVEDESKLNSSIEPNLYFLSSSRSKEPLSINVAMFEQPLLRLTLVDILQATNNFCKTNIIGDGGFGTVYKATLPDGRTVAVKKLNQAKTQGHREFLAEMETLGKVKHRNLVPLLGYCSIGEEKLLVYEYMVNGSLDLWLRNRAGALEVLDWPKRFKIAMGAARGLAFLHHGFIPHIIHRDIKASNILLDSDFEPKVADFGLARLISACETHVSTDIAGTFGYIPPEYGQSWRSTTRGDVYSFGVILLELVTGKEPTGPDFKEIEGGNLVGWVFKNIEKGQPANVLDPTIASTVTRNRMLQMLHIAAVCLSDNPANRPTMLHVLKFMKGIEEGQ, from the coding sequence CTCATTGCCAATGGACAGGTGTCGTCTGCAGAAATGGCCACGTcacctccctctccctcccttccctctctctcaaaGGCCCTCTATCTCCCTCCATCTTCTCTCTTCCTTACGTCTCTCTCCTAGACCTATCCGGCAACCTTCTGTTCGGCACCCTCCCTCCATCCATCGCCAACCTCCGATCCGTACGCCAGCTGGCACTCAACGACAACCAGCTGTCTGGAGAAATCCCAAGTCAACTCGGTCAGCTCACAGAGTTAGAGACGCTTAAACTCGGCCCCAACTCATTCACTGGGGAAATCCCACCAGAACTCGGCAATCTGACCCACCTCAAATATCTCGACCTTGCCGGCAACGCTCTGACCGGAAACATCCAGACCCAACTCCGGAATCTGACCCACCTTCAGCTTCTCGACCTCGCAAACAACCTTCTCTCCGGTAATCTGCCGGCGGAGCTCTTCACTGGCCTTGAGGCTTTAACCTCTCTCGACATTTCCAACAACTCGTTTTCGGGCAAAATCCCGTCCCAACTCGGCCGGCTTAGCAATCTCACTGATCTCTATCTGGGCATCAACCGATTCTCCGGCGTGTTGCCGCCGGAGCTTGGCCTGCTTTCGAATCTACGGAACCTCTTTCTACCATCCTGTTCTATCAGAGGACCTCTCCCTGATGAGATTTCAGAGCTTAGATCTCTCAGCAAACTCGATCTTTCGAACAATCCTCTCAAATGCCAGATTCCCAAGTCGATTGGCAAGCTCCAGAACCTCACGATCCTGAACTTGGTTTACGCAGAAATCAACGGTTCAATCCCTTCAGAGCTTGGAAACTGCAGTAGTTTGAAGACATTGATGCTTTCCTTCAATGCCCTGTCTGGGTCTTTGCCGGAATCTATGTCAGAGCTTCCAATGCTATCGTTCTCTGCTGAAAAGAACCAGCTTTCGGGTCCTCTGCCTTCTTGGCTCGGGAAATGGAGGGAGGTTGTCTCGCTGCTGCTAGCAAGCAACTACTTCAGTGGCAGAATCCCGCCCGAGATAGGAAACTGCTCCTCTCTCAACCACATTAGCTTGAGCAGCAATCAGCTGATAGGGTCAATCCCTTCGGAGCTCTGCAATGCAAAGTCGCTGGCGGAGATCGATCTCGACAGCAATTTCATCTCGGGCACAATCGAGGATGTGTTTGTTGGGTGTGGGAATCTCACTCAGCTGGTTTTGGTGAACAATCAGATTGCTGGTCGGGTGCCTGATTACCTCTCAGAGCTTCCGTTGCTTGTGCTTGACCTCGACTCTAACAATTTCACAGGCCCAATCCCCATTAGTCTGTTGAGTTCGATCAATCTAATGGAGTTCTCCGCAGCGAATAATCTTCTAGAAGGTCAACTCCCTGTTGAGATTGGCAATGCAGCATCCCTCGAGAGACTGGTTCTTAGCAACAATCGGTTGGAGGGGAAGATACCCAAAGAGATTGGGAAGCTCAAATATCTCTCTGTTCTTGCTTTGAATTCGAATTTACTTGATGGGAGTATTCCATCGGAGCTCGGCAACTGCAGTGCACTGACGACATTGGATCTTGGAGATAACCGCCTTGATGGGTTGATTCCAGAAAGCTTAGGCGATCTCGCCCAGTTGCAATGCCTGGTTCTTTCTCACAATCAGCTATCGGGATCCATCCCTTCAAAGCAATTGTCATATTTCCGTCAGGTAAATATCCCTGATTCAAGCTTTATCCAGCACCATGGAGTTTTCGATCTTTCATACAATAGATTGTCAGGCCAGATACCTGAAGAGCTTGGTAGATGTGTGGTCATGGTAGATATGTTGCTTAGCAATAATCAGCTATCTGGTGAGATTCCAagatctctctctcatcttctgaacttgactACACTTGATTTATCTGGGAATTCTCTGACGGGTGCAATTCCACCAGAACTTGGATTATCCATCAAGCTTCAAGGCCTGTATTTGGCTAATAATCAGCTGACTGGAAACATCCCTGAGAGTTTAGGTAGGCTAACTAGCCTTGTTAAACTGAATTTAACTGGCAATAAGCTCTCTGGTCCAATCCCATATAGCTTTGGGAACTTGAATGGGCTTACCCACTTGGATTTGAGCTCAAACAAGTTGATTGGCAAGCTACCACCATCCCTTTCTAGCATGCTCAACATTGTCGGACTCTATGTCGAGCAGAACAAACTCTCCGGTAGCATCAGTGAGCTGTTTTCGAACTCTGTGGCGTGGAAGATTGAGACTATGAATTTGAGCAGGAATCTCTTTAGTGGGGTGTTGCCAAGCTCTTTGGGAAACCTGTCGTACTTGACGTATTTGGATCTTCATGGGAATGCATTTACAGGGGAGATTCCACTAGAGCTTGGGAACCTCATGCAGCTTGTGTATTTAGATGTTTCCGAGAATGGGCTTTCTGGGCAGATTCCGGAGAGCTTATGCAGCCTTCTCAATCTGGTTTATGTTGATTTGGCGGAGAATAGATTGGGAGGAGCAATACCCAGAAGTGGAATTTGCCCGAACTTGACGAAAATGTCACTGTCAGGGAACAAAGATCTGTGTGGTGGGACTTGGGGTTTGGACTGTGAAATGAAGAGAAGATCGCCAATGTTAAATGCTTGGGGGCTGATAGCGGTCGTCGTTGGCAGCGTTTTGGTTGCTCTTAGTGGGGTGTATGTACTGGTAAAATGGAAAATTGGCAGCAACAGAGGAGAAAAAAGGTCTTCCGtggaggttgaagatgaaagcAAATTAAACAGCTCCATCGAACCCAACCTCTATTTCCTTAGCAGCAGCAGATCGAAAGAGCCCCTCAGCATCAATGTGGCGATGTTTGAGCAGCCCCTTCTGAGGCTGACATTGGTAGACATACTTCAAGCTACCAACAACTTCTGCAAGACAAACATCATCGGCGATGGAGGGTTCGGGACTGTCTATAAAGCCACACTTCCCGATGGCCGCACAGTTGCTGTGAAGAAGCTAAACCAAGCAAAAACTCAAGGCCACAGAGAATTCCTTGCAGAGATGGAGACATTGGGGAAGGTTAAGCACCGGAACCTTGTCCCCTTGCTTGGGTACTGTTCTATCGGTGAAGAGAAGCTTCTTGTCTATGAATACATGGTAAATGGGAGCTTGGATCTCTGGTTGAGAAATAGAGCGGGGGCTTTGGAAGTTCTAGATTGGCCCAAACGCTTCAAGATCGCAATGGGAGCTGCTCGAGGTCTGGCATTTCTTCACCATGGATTCATCCCCCACATTATCCACAGGGACATCAAAGCCAGCAACATTCTCTTGGATTCTGATTTCGAACCCAAGGTTGCGGATTTTGGGCTGGCTAGGTTAATCAGCGCCTGCGAAACTCATGTCAGTACCGACATTGCTGGGACCTTTGGGTACATCCCGCCGGAATATGGGCAGAGCTGGCGGTCTACTACAAGGGGGGATGTGTACAGCTTCGGTGTGATTCTGCTTGAATTGGTTACAGGGAAGGAGCCGACTGGTCCTGATTTTAAAGAGATAGAGGGCGGGAATCTGGTGGGTTGGGTCTTCAAGAACATCGAGAAGGGGCAGCCAGCGAATGTCCTTGATCCGACGATTGCAAGCACTGTCACGAGGAACAGGATGCTGCAGATGTTGCACATTGCTGCGGTTTGCTTGTCAGATAATCCAGCGAATCGGCCCACAATGCTTCATGTGCTGAAGTTCATGAAAGGGATCGAAGAGGGTCAATAA